The Candidatus Obscuribacter sp. sequence GCGCATTGTGACTAACTGTTTTAATCAATTTTGATGATATTGCGGTGGAATCTCGTAATCACATTTGGGTCTGGACAAATGCGCACGTTTTTGTCGTCTTTATCGCTATAAGGCAAATTGTTGAGCACATAGCGGATACTCTCCAGTCTGGCTCTTTGCTTATTGTTGGCGCGCACTACAATCCAGGGGCTATACGATGTGTGGGTCTTGCTAAACATATCGTCTTTGTAGCGGGTGTACAGATCCCAGCGCTCTTGAGCTTCCTGGTCGATGGGGCTTAACTTCCACTGTTTGAGCGGGTTGGTTTTACGTGATTCAAAGCGGTTTAGCTGCTCCTCTTTTGAAATCGAAAACCAGAACTTGATAAGTATGATGCCGTCTTCATAGAGCATGTGCTC is a genomic window containing:
- the ppk2 gene encoding polyphosphate kinase 2, whose translation is KLQRWVQDNGKRIAIIFEGRDAAGKGGTIRRFTEHLNPRSMRVVALPKPTDAEKGQWYFQRYSVQLPNKGEIVFFDRSWYNRAVVEPVNGFCSKSEYARFIQQVPEFEHMLYEDGIILIKFWFSISKEEQLNRFESRKTNPLKQWKLSPIDQEAQERWDLYTRYKDDMFSKTHTSYSPWIVVRANNKQRARLESIRYVLNNLPYSDKDDKNVRICPDPNVITRFHRNIIKID